From Pongo pygmaeus isolate AG05252 chromosome 2, NHGRI_mPonPyg2-v2.0_pri, whole genome shotgun sequence, a single genomic window includes:
- the COPG1 gene encoding coatomer subunit gamma-1, which translates to MLVSTPRHLALAPQSGFPHSRSGGGKVNIRRGCGNRKERRRRARNAPAQSAGRRGQPGPGSGPCRTTVAPLLRAAPVEHCVAALRPTDSTMLKKFDKKDEESGGGSNPFQHLEKSAVLQEARVFNETPINPRKCAHILTKILYLINQGEHLGTTEATEAFFAMTKLFQSNDPTLRRMCYLTIKEMSCIAEDVIIVTSSLTKDMTGKEDNYRGPAVRALCQITDSTMLQAIERYMKQAIVDKVPSVSSSALVSSLHLLKCSFDVVKRWVNEAQEAASSDNIMVQYHALGLLYHVRKNDRLAVNKMISKVTRHGLKSPFAYCMMIRVASKQLEEEDGSRDSPLFDFIESCLRNKHEMVVYEAASAIVNLPGCSAKELAPAVSVLQLFCSSPKAALRYAAVRTLNKVAMKHPSAVTACNLDLENLVTDSNRSIATLAITTLLKTGSESSIDRLMKQISSFMSEISDEFKVVVVQAISALCQKYPRKHAVLMNFLFTMLREEGGFEYKRAIVDCIISIIEENSESKETGLSHLCEFIEDCEFTVLATRILHLLGQEGPKTTNPSKYIRFIYNRVVLEHEEVRAGAVSALAKFGAQNEEMLPSILVLLKRCVMDDDNEVRDRATFYLNVLEQKQKALNAGYILNGLTVSIPGLERALQQYTLEPSEKPFDLKSVPLATAPMAEQRTESTPITAVKQPEKVAATRQEIFQEQLAAVPEFRGLGPLFKSSPEPVALTESETEYVIRCTKHTFTNHMVFQFDCTNTLNDQTLENVTVQMEPTEAYEVLCYVPARSLPYNQPGTCYTLVALPKEDPTAVACTFSCMMKFTVKDCDPTTGETDDEGYEDEYVLEDLEVTVADHIQKVMRLNFEAAWDEVGDEFEKEETFTLSTIKTLEEAVGNIVKFLGMHPCERSDKVPDNKNTHTLLLAGVFRGGHDILVRSRLLLLDTVTMQVTARSLEELPVDIILASVG; encoded by the exons ATGCTAGTCAGTACCCCCCGGCACCTAGCCCTTGCCCCTCAGTCTGGCTTTCCCCACTCCCGCTCCGGCGGAGGCAAGGTTAACATTAGACGAGGCTGTGGCAACCGGAAAGAGCGCAGGCGCAGAGCGCGGAATGCGCCTGCGCAGAGCGCAGGGCGACGTGGCCAGCCGGGGCCCGGAAGTGGTCCCTGTAGAACCACTGTGGCACCGCTACTCCGTGCCGCGCCCGTCGAGCATTGCGTTGCTGCATTGCGCCCCACCGACTCCACTATGTTGAAGAAATTCGACAAGAAGGATGAGGAGTCAG GTGGAGGCTCCAACCCATTCCAGCACCTTGAGAAGAGTGCCGTACTCCAGGAG GCCCGTGTATTTAATGAAACTCCCATCAACCCTCGGAAATGTGCTCACATCCTCACCAAGATTCTTTATCTCATAAACCAG GGGGAGCACCTGGGGACCACGGAAGCGACCGAGGCCTTCTTTGCCATGACCAAGCTCTTTCAGTCCAATGAT CCCACACTCCGTCGGATGTGCTACTTGACCATCAAGGAGATGTCTTGCATTGCAGAGGATGTCATCATTGTCACCAGCAG CCTAACAAAAGACATGACTGGGAAAGAAGACAACTACCGGGGCCCGGCCGTGCGAGCCCTCTGCCAGATCACCGAT AGCACCATGCTGCAGGCTATTGAGCGCTACATGAAACAAGCCATTGTGGACAAGGTGCCCAGTGTCTCCAGCTCTGCCCTCGTGTCTTCCTTG CACCTGCTGAAGTGCAGCTTTGACGTGGTCAAGCGCTGGGTGAATGAGGCTCAGGAGGCAGCATCCAGTGATAACATCATGGTCCAG TACCACGCACTAGGGCTCCTGTACCATGTGCGTAAGAATGACCGCCTAGCCGTCAATAAGATGATCAGCAAGGTCACACGGCACGGCCTTAAGTCTCCCTTTGCCTACTGCATGATGATCCGGGTGGCCAGCAAGCAGCTGGAAGAGGAGGATGGCAG CCGTGACAGCCCACTGTTTGACTTCATCGAGAGCTGCTTGCGCAACAAGCACGAGATGGTGGTGTATGAAGCCGCCTCGGCCATCGTCAAtctgccaggctgcagtgccaaAGAGCTGGCCCCAGCTGTGTCAG TGCTCCAGCTTTTCTGCAGCTCACCCAAGGCTGCTCTCCGCTATGCTGCTGTTCGTACCCTCAATAAG GTTGCCATGAAGCATCCGTCAGCTGTGACAGCTTGTAATCTGGATCTGGAGAACCTGGTCACAGATTCAAACCGCAGCATTGCCACGCTGGCCATCACCACCCTCCTTAAGACGGGCAGCGAGAGCAGCATCGACCGCCTCATGAAGCAGATCTCCTCCTTCATGTCAGAGATCTCGGATGAATTCAAG GTGGTGGTTGTCCAGGCCATCAGTGCCCTGTGTCAGAAATATCCTCGCAAACACGCCGTCCTTATGAACTTCCTGTTCACCATGCTGCGGGAAGAG GGTGGCTTTGAGTATAAGCGCGCTATCGTGGACTGCATCATCAGCATCATTGAAGAGAACTCAGAGAGCAAGGAGACAGGGCTGTCACATCTGTGTGAGTTCATCGAGGACTGCGAGTTCACAGTGCTGGCCACCCGTATTCTACATCTCCTGGGCCAGGAGGGGCCCAAGACCACCAACCCCTCGAAGTACATCCGCTTCATCTATAACCGAGTGGTCTTGGAGCATGAGGAGGTCCGGGCAG GTGCTGTGAGTGCTCTGGCCAAGTTTGGAGCCCAGAATGAAGAGATGTTACCCAGTATCTTGGTGTTGCTGAAGAG GTGTGTGATGGATGATGACAATGAAGTAAGGGACCGAGCCACCTTCTACCTAAATGTCCTGGAGCAGAAGCAGAAGGCCCTCAATGCAGGCTATATCCTAAATG GTCTGACTGTGTCCATCCCTGGTCTGGAGAGGGCTCTGCAGCAGTACACTCTAGAACCATCAGAAAAACCTTTTGACCTCAAGTCTGTGCCCCTGGCCACGGCGCCCATGGCAGAGCAGAGAACAG AAAGCACCCCCATCACAGCAGTCAAACAGCCTGAGAAAGTGGCAGCTACCAGGCAGGAGATCTTCCAAG AGCAGTTGGCGGCAGTGCCAGAGTTCCGGGGTCTTGGGCCCCTCTTCAAGTCCTCGCCTGAGCCCGTGGCCCTCACTGAGTCAGAGACGGAGTATGTCATCCGCTGCACCAAACACACCTTCACCAACCACATGGTTTTTCAG TTTGACTGCACAAACACACTTAATGACCAGACCTTGGAGAATGTCACAGTGCAGAtggagcccactgaggcctatgaGGTGCTCTGTTACGTGCCTGCCCGGAGCCTGCCCTACAACCAGCCTGGGACCTGCTATACACTGGTGGCACTGCCCAAAGAAGACCCCACAGCTG TGGCCTGCACATTCAGCTGCATGATGAAGTTCACTGTCAAGgactgtgatcccaccactgggGAGACCGATGATGAAGGCTATGAGGATGAGTATGTG CTGGAAGATCTGGAAGTTACTGTAGCTGATCACATTCAAAAGGTCATGAGACTGAACTTCGAAGCAGCCTGGGATGAGGTAGGGGATGAATTTGAGAAGGAGGAAACGTTCACCTTGTCTACCATCAAGACACTTGAAG AGGCTGTGGGTAATATTGTGAAGTTCTTGGGAATGCACCCTTGTGAGAGGTCAGACAAAGTGCCGGATAACAAGAACACCCACACGTTGCTCCTGGCTG GTGTGTTCCGGGGTGGTCATGACATCCTGGTGCGTTCCCGGCTGCTGCTTTTGGACACAGTGACAATGCAGGTGACAGCCAGAAGTTTGGAGGAGCTGCCAGTAGACATCATCTTGGCATCTGTGGGATAA
- the LOC129032866 gene encoding uncharacterized protein LOC129032866: protein MCPFALLPDPTAQLRSPLGSAAHAGQHPLTSRAATGRPGAGVQNPRLLPASPQRPRARPANLWAADPAPDSAPRSRGRFSGSRWSPATGRDPSPPPASPPLRPGPQTPPPRVASLRPRPPSPRRLASARASAPLLSARVASFPLSSPHHTPAARVASPPLPSPCPGSASHPPQLSSPALRSALATRVTAPHVSPASARAPGVRPRPQEPKVPAAPSGPGGGVFSPPVWDEFSLVSPGDSDCLGGRIDPKLLGTPLSSILAVPQRG from the exons ATGTGCCCGTTTGCTTTGCTCCCTGACCCCACTGCCCAGCTCCGT TCCCCGCTGGGGTCAGCGGCCCACGCCGGCCAGCACCCGCTCACCTCGAGGGCGGCCACTGGACGGCCCGGGGCCGGGGTGCAGAATCCCCGCCTCCTGCCCGCTAGTCCGCAGCGTCCCCGCGCCCGACCTGCGAACCTGTGGGCCGCGGATCCCGCTCCGGACTCTGCTCCCCGGAGCAGGGGCCGGTTCTCGGGGAGCAGGTGGTCCCCAGCCACCGGCCGCGATCCCTCGCCCCCCCCCGCGTCGCCTCCCCTCCGCCCCGGCCCTCAGACTCCGCCGCCCCGCGTCGCCTCACTTCGGCCCAGGCCGCCCTCTCCGCGTCGCCTCGCGTCCGCTCGGGCCTCTGCTCCCCTCTTGTCAGCTCGCGTCGCGTCCTTTCCCCTGTCCTCCCCTCACCACACCCCGGCCGCCCGCGTCgcctcgcctcccctcccctcaccttgCCCCGGCAGCGCGAGTCACCCCCCTCAGCTCTCTTCACCCGCCCTCCGCTCCGCTTTGGCCACCCGCGTCACCGCCCCTCACGTCAGCCCCGCCTCAGCCCGCGCGCCCGGCGTCAGGCCCCGCCCCCAAGAGCCCAAGGTTCCCGCGGCGCCCTCGGGCCCCGGAGGCGGCGTCTTCTCCCCTCCGGTTTGGGATGAATTTTCTCTCGTTTCCCCAGGAGACAGTGACTGCCTTGGGGGACGCATCGACCCCAAGCTTCTCGGGACTCCACTTTCCTCCATATTGGCCGTTCCCCAGCGGGGTTAA